A stretch of DNA from bacterium:
CACCGTCGACGATCTCTACAAGTTCGTCAGTGACGGTACCGGTTTTAACCGTACGGGGAACGAACCTGCCGGGCTCGGTTTCCAGGTAAACCAGTTTCCTCACACCCGTATTAATGACCGCAGTCGCGGGCACGACCAAACCGCGGCTCACTTTTACCGTGACATGCACGTCCGCATACATGCCGAGCAGCAGTTCACGGTGATGGTTGATAACCTCGATGCGCGCGGTTACTGACCTGATTTCGGGATCAATGATCGGGCTGACCGATCGGATAACGCCATTTATTGATAACCCGGGATAAGCCGCCGGGAACGTGACCATGACGTTCTGACCTGGTCGTATCGAACCGATGTCGGCTTCATATACCTGGGCATATATCCAGGCGCGGTTGGGTGAAGGGGAGATCAGCGCTTCATCAGGTGTCCCGCGATCCCTCAGTTTTTGTATCTGCGGTTCGCTCATCCCCATGAGGAACAGCTTGAGCTGGGCTGAGTGCGTCAGATCCCCTGGTACTGAAACCGCGGAAAGATATTCTTGCTGCGCGATAAAAAGTTCCTGATCGTTCGCGACCCGGCCTTGCAAATGCAGGTCCGCGTCGATATCACGGATCTCGACCGGAGCAGTCTTGATCCCGAGTTTAGCGGTCGTTTGAGTATCAATGATGATACTCCCCTGGTCTTTCTTGCGGACCGGGATAAGATCCATTCCACATATAGGACAGTCACCCGGTTTGTCCGACCGCACGGTCGGGTGCATGGAACACGTCCAGTATAGTATTGTATCATCCGTGCCCTGGGATGTGTCGGGTTTGACGGCGTTCTCCGACGGCACGGTATTTTTTGGATTATTCGTGCAGCTGATCGCGATGGCGAGCAGAAAAACGCCGGCAAAGATCAAGATCCCGGCAAGGTTTTTCTTTGTTACTGTTCTCATCGTACCTCCTTTAAGTGCATCTTTATTTTTATTGCGGCAGAGCCGTACTGATCACCTGCTCAAGCTCCGCCTGCGCTGTAGAAAAGTCAGCGCTGATCTGGTTGTATTCAAACATGTTCTCAACGTACATCTTCTCGCTTTCCAAAACTTCAAGCAGACCGGTCTGGCTCGAGGCGAACGCAGCGATCGACGCGTCAAGCGCGGCTTGGGATTGCGGCAGAACCGTGGTTTCGTAAAGCAGCATGGTCCGTTGCAGGCGCTGCAGCTTGTAGGTCAGATCAGTGACCATCAGGATCAGGGTGTTTTCCGCCGCCGTATAGTCGGCATCAGCCGTTTTTCGTTCATACGCTGAGAATTTTACCATGCGGTTCTGTTTTGACCAAAACCATAACGGCAGGGTGATGCCGATCATATATCGGTTGGCGGTCATGCCCTGGTCATCGCGCCCGTGTTCATATTTAAACATCAGGTCGGGCAGATATTCCTGTGCAGCCAGTGAACCCATGATTTCAGCATTTTTTCTAGCCGCTGACATGGCTCTGAGTTCAGGGTTACTGTCCCTGGCGGCCTGGATCAGGTCAGCGGCCTCCGGTATTTTCGTCCAGAGCCTGATCTCCGGGATGTCCGAGATCACCGTATCCATGGGTTGGTTGAACAGGGAGTTGAATACTCTAGCTGCCTGGGATCGCTCGTTGACTAGATTTTCGAGCTCGATATCCTTATGACTGAGTTCAACCTGTATCCTCAAAACATCAGCCAATGGCATTTTTTTTAAAGGGTACTGCCGCTTTGCGATCGAACGGACCTGGGCAAGATAGGCCGTGATTTCCTTCATTGATAAGATGTTCTTCTCGATGAGCCGGTAATTGATGATCGAGCGCTTGAGTTCTACGATCAGCTTTTGTTCAACCTCCCGGTAGGATTCGTGAGTGCGTTGGGTTTCGGTGATATTATAGCGGCGCAGATACGCCGGTTTACTGGGGAAAGGCAGTTCCTGCGATACTGAATACATGATCATGTCGCTTGAGAACTGCGCGGCAACCCAGGGATCAGGGATGTCGTAGAAGAGCGTCGTTTTCTGATGCAATGCTTCATACCTTGATTTCGCCGCGATCAGTTCAGGATTGGCATTCCGTAATTTCTGGATCAATGAATCAAGCGGCATACCATTCAGGACCAAGCCAATGCTTGAAAGTAATATCATTCTGACCAGGATGCCTGATAATAGTTTTCCCATCAATATTAAGACAAGGTATTTGGGAGAAAAGTTACGGTATCAATGTTGAACGAAAAAGTCCCGTTAGAGGGCCACGGTCCTCTAACGGGACTCAATTGGCGCCCCGTTAGGTGGTCATCTACTTCTTAACCCACAGGAGGGAGTGTGGGTATTTTTGGCGAAGCAGAGACGCTAACGAGGCATAATTACCGATAATCTCAAAAATACACTAATAAATCATCGGTTAACCAAATATACTTCCAGGACGATCAATAGCTGTTTTAATATATTTCTCTAATTATTAGTTAGACACTTTCAAACTGTAAAAGGTTACGTAGTTTCTCTATATTCACATCACACATACCGATGACATAGGGGTATCCATTTAGCGGTTTCTCCCCCTGCGTTTGTACCAGAAACCGGTTTTGATCCATTCTTTAATATATTGGTACCCTTCATTATATCCTTATTTTCAGAAAAAGCAAGGGGTCTCGTTCTTGTAGTATCGTTGCTTTTCCCTTGACATTGCTAAACTTTTGTGTATAATATGATGTCTAAAGGGCGAATAGCTCAGCTGGCGAGAGCGTCTGCCTTACAAGCAGAAGGTCACCCGTTCAAGTCGGGTTTCGCCCACGTGTTTTTAAATTGGATGTTGTCGGAAATAGTGGTAAATACGCCCTTATTTTTATATGTTAAGATTCAGATAGAATCTGGAATCAGCAGGATTCCACGAATAAAAATAAAATAACAGGCATATTAGACCTGATAAAGGGCAATGAGAAAATGAGAAGAGGAGGTAACATGAAAATAAAACCACTACATGATCATATCCTTGTTGAGAGGCTTGAAGAGGAAGTGAAGAAGAGCGGTATCATTATCCCCGATACGGCGAAAGAAAAGCCACAGCAGGGCAAGGTGATCGAAGTCGGTGACGGTCGCAGAGATGAAAAGGGAACGCGCATTTCTATGGACGTGAAAAAAGGCGACACGATTCTCTTCGGCAAATATTCGGGCACTGAGGTTAAGCTCGATAATATCGAATATATTATCATCCGCGAGGAAGAGGTCCTGGGTATTATCCAGAAGGAAAAAGAGAAATAATCAAAGGAGCGAAAATGGCAGCAAAACTTATCAAGTTTGACGAAGAGGCACGCCGGTCCATATTGAAAGGCGTGAG
This window harbors:
- a CDS encoding efflux RND transporter periplasmic adaptor subunit, giving the protein MRTVTKKNLAGILIFAGVFLLAIAISCTNNPKNTVPSENAVKPDTSQGTDDTILYWTCSMHPTVRSDKPGDCPICGMDLIPVRKKDQGSIIIDTQTTAKLGIKTAPVEIRDIDADLHLQGRVANDQELFIAQQEYLSAVSVPGDLTHSAQLKLFLMGMSEPQIQKLRDRGTPDEALISPSPNRAWIYAQVYEADIGSIRPGQNVMVTFPAAYPGLSINGVIRSVSPIIDPEIRSVTARIEVINHHRELLLGMYADVHVTVKVSRGLVVPATAVINTGVRKLVYLETEPGRFVPRTVKTGTVTDELVEIVDGVKPGDRVVTTGNFLLDSQSTLAGGQSLIYGNAADVEDEMPTRTAPAHQH
- a CDS encoding TolC family protein; its protein translation is MILLSSIGLVLNGMPLDSLIQKLRNANPELIAAKSRYEALHQKTTLFYDIPDPWVAAQFSSDMIMYSVSQELPFPSKPAYLRRYNITETQRTHESYREVEQKLIVELKRSIINYRLIEKNILSMKEITAYLAQVRSIAKRQYPLKKMPLADVLRIQVELSHKDIELENLVNERSQAARVFNSLFNQPMDTVISDIPEIRLWTKIPEAADLIQAARDSNPELRAMSAARKNAEIMGSLAAQEYLPDLMFKYEHGRDDQGMTANRYMIGITLPLWFWSKQNRMVKFSAYERKTADADYTAAENTLILMVTDLTYKLQRLQRTMLLYETTVLPQSQAALDASIAAFASSQTGLLEVLESEKMYVENMFEYNQISADFSTAQAELEQVISTALPQ
- a CDS encoding co-chaperone GroES is translated as MKIKPLHDHILVERLEEEVKKSGIIIPDTAKEKPQQGKVIEVGDGRRDEKGTRISMDVKKGDTILFGKYSGTEVKLDNIEYIIIREEEVLGIIQKEKEK